From Veillonella dispar, one genomic window encodes:
- a CDS encoding MATE family efflux transporter, with the protein MLDRIQRWLSIDAMLPATERLGPVGTTKQMYGNYLKIAWPATLQGLMLQFMTAIDLAMVGALGASALASVGIMGQPEMVMLIFCRALSIAVTAIIARRHGESEVDGMNAVLKQSILLNFLIYVPLLAICFFNLEHILRFTGAEDGYIETAVWYGRFVVISLIFQSFSQIVGAALIGYGNTKVIFKSNVVGNILNTIMNFFLIYGIGFFPELGVMGAGVSTMISSAVIAILLLRTISQHTTTGLTLRHPSKWKFERTVLHTMFHVGGSSLGEQFFERFGMYTYTMIVASLGAVPLAAHYVCMNLMDIFYYFAMGLGFAGASHTGQNLGHKRPDIANMYGKIGARIGLVVGLVSALIFIGPGDLLVQLYTRESEVVTLAGALMGIMAIAAFPQALQQVYSGVLKGAGDTYYIMKYSLVSVAIIRPIITYLLCITLGLGLLGAWLSLCFDQSLRLCCSYFRFVRGTWQHKIV; encoded by the coding sequence ATGTTAGACCGCATACAACGATGGTTGTCCATTGATGCAATGTTGCCCGCTACAGAACGATTAGGTCCTGTAGGTACAACAAAGCAGATGTATGGCAATTATTTGAAAATAGCTTGGCCTGCTACATTACAAGGTTTGATGCTGCAGTTTATGACAGCTATTGATTTAGCCATGGTAGGGGCCCTCGGTGCCTCCGCACTTGCCTCAGTTGGTATTATGGGGCAGCCAGAGATGGTGATGCTCATATTCTGTCGTGCCTTGTCGATTGCGGTAACGGCTATTATAGCTCGCCGCCACGGTGAAAGTGAAGTTGATGGTATGAATGCCGTTCTTAAGCAATCCATACTCTTGAATTTCTTGATTTATGTACCTTTATTGGCAATATGTTTCTTTAATTTAGAGCATATCTTACGCTTTACAGGTGCCGAAGACGGCTATATAGAAACGGCTGTCTGGTATGGCCGTTTTGTTGTCATTAGTCTAATATTCCAATCTTTTAGTCAAATTGTAGGGGCCGCTCTTATTGGGTATGGTAATACCAAGGTTATTTTTAAGTCCAATGTAGTAGGTAATATTTTAAATACTATAATGAACTTCTTCTTGATTTATGGTATTGGTTTCTTTCCTGAACTCGGTGTCATGGGCGCTGGTGTTTCGACAATGATTAGTAGTGCTGTTATTGCTATATTATTACTGCGTACGATTTCACAACATACTACTACAGGATTAACGTTGCGACATCCTTCAAAGTGGAAGTTTGAACGAACCGTTTTGCACACTATGTTCCACGTAGGTGGTAGTTCATTAGGGGAACAGTTCTTTGAACGATTTGGTATGTATACGTACACAATGATCGTTGCGTCCTTAGGGGCGGTACCATTAGCAGCACACTATGTGTGTATGAATTTGATGGATATATTCTATTACTTTGCTATGGGACTTGGCTTTGCAGGGGCCTCTCATACGGGGCAAAACCTTGGACATAAGCGACCAGATATTGCGAATATGTATGGTAAAATTGGTGCTCGTATTGGTCTCGTAGTAGGTCTCGTAAGTGCACTCATATTTATTGGCCCTGGTGATTTATTGGTACAGTTATATACACGTGAAAGTGAAGTCGTTACGTTAGCTGGTGCCTTAATGGGGATTATGGCTATTGCTGCATTCCCTCAAGCATTGCAGCAAGTTTACTCTGGGGTGCTAAAAGGGGCAGGAGATACATATTATATTATGAAATATTCCCTTGTTAGTGTAGCTATTATTCGGCCTATCATTACATACCTATTGTGTATTACATTAGGTTTAGGGCTTTTAGGCGCATGGTTATCCTTGTGCTTTGACCAGTCCTTACGATTATGTTGCTCCTATTTCCGATTTGTTCGAGGTACATGGCAGCATAAAATTGTTTAA
- a CDS encoding glutamine amidotransferase, which translates to MSKTAYIVRHINFENAGILESVLINRGFELTYIEAPLVNFEHYDATEADLVIVCGAPIGAYDEQLYPFLTDEIKFITDRINSKKPLLGICLGAQLISRIMGGHVGPMKHGKKEIGFGPLEYTPEGASSPLALLGNVPVLHWHGDEFEIPKGAVRLAKTELCKNQAFSVGTHILGLQFHMEADPAFIESWLVGHCAELSNAGIDISRLREEAKQLRQELPAAGKAACIAWLEQNHL; encoded by the coding sequence ATGAGTAAAACAGCTTATATTGTACGTCATATTAACTTTGAAAATGCCGGTATTTTAGAGTCCGTCTTAATAAATCGAGGATTTGAGCTAACATACATTGAAGCGCCCCTTGTCAACTTTGAACACTATGATGCGACAGAAGCTGATTTAGTCATCGTCTGTGGAGCCCCTATTGGCGCATATGACGAACAGCTCTACCCATTCTTAACTGATGAAATCAAATTTATTACAGATCGTATAAATAGTAAAAAGCCATTACTTGGCATCTGTTTAGGTGCCCAACTCATATCCCGTATTATGGGAGGTCACGTAGGTCCTATGAAGCATGGGAAAAAAGAAATTGGCTTTGGTCCGTTAGAATATACTCCTGAAGGCGCCTCCTCCCCATTGGCATTACTAGGCAATGTACCGGTTCTTCACTGGCATGGCGATGAATTTGAAATCCCTAAAGGTGCTGTGAGACTTGCTAAAACAGAACTATGCAAAAATCAAGCATTCTCCGTAGGCACTCACATTCTAGGCCTTCAATTTCATATGGAGGCTGATCCTGCATTCATTGAAAGTTGGCTTGTGGGCCATTGTGCAGAGCTTTCTAACGCAGGTATCGATATTTCTAGACTCAGAGAAGAGGCTAAGCAGCTACGCCAAGAATTACCAGCTGCAGGAAAAGCAGCATGTATTGCTTGGCTTGAACAAAACCATTTATAA
- a CDS encoding OmpA family protein produces the protein MNKRLLALLAVAAVGVSVAGATPQTQFNKGEFQVDLGAAHSKAKTEHFNADAKWNFDGGLTYALSDKTAIQYGYHGLNDKLGGIGYSDKMHEVNLVQSLNKNFAVYGGYAHISGDDFAKANNIAQAGVIGKANLGSKVEVYGKAGVGTKKTSTWEAGLGYKVNEDLDINAGYRYINTKHADKENISFQGPVVGLSYRFGGHKTVAPVATPAPAPVYTPAPAPVVEAPVYKTPKLDYYVQSIYFDSDQDVARADQYPNLTAAVNAANQYSQDQIKLLGNADTDATPQYNVGLSERRVQYVAQYLVNNGVSADRFIGIANGDTKPVATNSTAAGKAENRRVDVYIHR, from the coding sequence ATGAACAAAAGATTATTAGCTTTATTGGCAGTTGCTGCTGTAGGCGTATCTGTAGCAGGTGCAACTCCACAAACTCAATTCAACAAAGGTGAGTTCCAAGTTGATCTTGGTGCAGCTCATTCTAAAGCAAAAACTGAACACTTCAATGCTGATGCAAAATGGAACTTTGATGGTGGTTTGACTTATGCTTTGTCTGATAAAACTGCTATTCAATATGGTTACCATGGTTTGAACGACAAATTGGGCGGCATTGGTTATAGCGACAAAATGCACGAAGTAAACTTGGTTCAATCTTTGAATAAAAACTTCGCTGTATATGGTGGTTATGCTCACATCTCTGGCGATGACTTCGCTAAAGCTAACAACATTGCACAAGCAGGTGTAATTGGTAAAGCTAACCTTGGCTCTAAAGTAGAAGTGTATGGTAAAGCTGGTGTAGGTACTAAGAAAACTTCCACTTGGGAAGCTGGTTTAGGTTACAAAGTGAATGAAGATTTGGATATCAACGCTGGTTACCGTTATATCAATACAAAACATGCAGATAAGGAAAATATCTCCTTCCAAGGTCCTGTAGTTGGCTTGTCCTACCGCTTTGGTGGTCACAAAACAGTAGCTCCTGTAGCAACTCCAGCTCCAGCTCCTGTATACACTCCAGCTCCAGCTCCTGTAGTAGAAGCTCCTGTATACAAAACTCCTAAATTGGATTACTATGTACAATCCATCTACTTCGATTCCGACCAAGATGTAGCTCGTGCAGACCAATATCCAAACTTGACAGCTGCTGTAAACGCTGCTAACCAATACTCTCAAGATCAAATCAAATTGTTGGGTAATGCTGATACTGACGCAACTCCTCAATACAATGTTGGCTTGTCCGAACGCCGCGTACAATACGTAGCTCAATACTTAGTAAACAACGGCGTATCTGCTGATCGTTTCATCGGTATCGCTAATGGCGACACTAAACCAGTGGCAACTAACTCCACTGCAGCTGGTAAAGCTGAAAACCGTCGTGTAGACGTTTACATTCACCGCTAA
- a CDS encoding AI-2E family transporter, translated as MKRFKYYKPLIGAIILAGVMIMMALRISDIANAIDAVVTAFVPLIVGACIAFVLDILVVRYERWLWPKSKTGWKDKIRRPLSLVLSFVTISAIVYFIARMAIPQLIHSMSIIVASSPQLYTDFQTWMQHFTETIPMASNQTLMDTLSGESVVKYTREWGTKGGTYLVNAMGTALSWTLNIGLGLIFAIYMLLDKERLMMQGKRILKAYASDEWVNRVSYVTRVAVQTFSNFFVGQFIDALILGIMVGISLWAFNIEYATTIACVIGLTALVPLLGIYVGGVIGAVILLTVSPMDALIYVIILEVLHQIESNFIYPKIVGNSVGLPGLWVFAAVIVGGSLMGVTGMLIGVPLVATCYKLLMTDVNDRLASNEGL; from the coding sequence ATGAAACGATTTAAATATTACAAACCGCTTATAGGGGCCATTATATTGGCTGGCGTTATGATCATGATGGCGCTCCGTATCAGCGATATAGCCAATGCTATTGATGCCGTCGTTACTGCTTTTGTTCCACTTATAGTAGGTGCTTGTATCGCATTTGTCCTCGATATTCTCGTTGTACGTTATGAACGCTGGCTGTGGCCTAAGAGTAAAACTGGTTGGAAAGATAAAATTAGACGACCTTTAAGTCTTGTATTATCCTTTGTTACTATCAGTGCTATCGTATATTTCATTGCTCGCATGGCGATTCCACAATTGATTCATTCCATGTCGATTATCGTAGCTTCTTCGCCGCAGTTGTATACAGATTTCCAAACATGGATGCAACACTTTACAGAAACCATTCCAATGGCCTCCAATCAAACACTTATGGATACCTTGAGTGGTGAAAGTGTTGTTAAATATACTCGCGAGTGGGGCACAAAGGGTGGTACATACCTAGTTAATGCGATGGGGACCGCCTTATCTTGGACTTTGAATATAGGTTTAGGTTTAATCTTTGCCATTTATATGTTGCTCGATAAAGAGCGACTTATGATGCAAGGTAAACGAATCCTAAAAGCCTATGCATCTGATGAGTGGGTTAACCGTGTTAGTTATGTCACACGCGTAGCTGTTCAAACGTTCAGTAACTTCTTTGTAGGCCAGTTTATAGATGCCTTGATTTTAGGTATTATGGTGGGCATTTCATTGTGGGCATTTAACATCGAATATGCTACTACGATTGCCTGTGTTATTGGTCTTACTGCATTAGTTCCATTGTTAGGTATTTATGTAGGGGGCGTTATAGGCGCAGTTATCTTACTTACTGTTAGTCCTATGGATGCATTAATCTATGTGATTATATTAGAGGTTCTTCATCAAATTGAAAGTAACTTTATTTATCCCAAGATTGTAGGTAATTCCGTTGGCTTACCTGGTTTGTGGGTGTTTGCGGCCGTTATCGTAGGTGGTAGTTTAATGGGGGTCACTGGTATGTTGATTGGCGTACCTTTGGTGGCAACATGTTACAAATTGCTTATGACTGATGTAAACGATCGACTTGCATCGAATGAAGGTTTATAG
- a CDS encoding dihydrolipoyl dehydrogenase family protein gives MKQYDIIVVGTGGATIVADAALKKGLKVAIIEKGKFGGTCLNRGCIPTKVMVTAANAIQEVEEFKKIGVNVGDATMDWDTVAKRTWHMIDKNAGIYDYYNAYDNVDVYRGAASFVSDKVMNIHLNDGSSIVEITAPTIILGTGGYSNVPNVPGLQEAGFLTSESLFGDKFPKQPYKSLAVLGAGPIGVEFGHVFASAGTEVTILQHNVRLVPKEDEEMSEHLLQNYRARGINVILNQDTVEIRQEDGLKVVVTKDRSTGEVTETKVEEILVAAGIRPAVEELHLENTGIETWPKGWIKTNEFLETSVDGIYALGDVNGEPAFRHRANYEADIIAHNLYFAKNEEDFRWARYDTLPKVTFSYPEIGSVGLTEAEAIKAGYNVGVGKNYYSSTAKGYAMGINPGDVNDGFVKIVVDKDTNHILGMHVTGPQASILFQPYVNLMNSGVTPLTAINEEIASERTKRLREKGITREMDPKSVITVGETMSPHPSLIEVIMWTQAYYEHRWQ, from the coding sequence ATGAAACAATACGATATTATTGTGGTTGGTACAGGTGGTGCAACCATCGTAGCTGACGCTGCGCTAAAAAAAGGCCTTAAAGTGGCCATCATAGAAAAAGGTAAATTCGGTGGCACATGCCTAAATCGCGGTTGTATTCCTACGAAAGTAATGGTTACAGCAGCTAATGCCATTCAAGAGGTAGAAGAGTTCAAAAAAATAGGCGTCAATGTTGGCGATGCAACTATGGATTGGGACACTGTAGCTAAACGTACATGGCATATGATTGACAAGAATGCAGGCATCTATGATTACTATAACGCTTATGACAACGTAGATGTATATCGCGGTGCTGCAAGTTTTGTGTCCGATAAGGTTATGAACATCCACCTTAACGATGGTTCTAGCATTGTAGAAATCACAGCACCAACAATTATCCTAGGTACTGGCGGTTATAGTAATGTACCGAATGTACCAGGCCTTCAAGAGGCAGGTTTCCTTACTAGTGAAAGTCTCTTTGGCGATAAATTCCCTAAACAACCATACAAATCCCTTGCTGTACTCGGTGCAGGTCCAATCGGTGTTGAATTCGGTCACGTATTTGCATCCGCTGGCACAGAGGTAACAATTCTTCAACATAATGTACGTTTAGTACCTAAAGAAGACGAAGAGATGTCCGAACATCTTCTTCAAAACTACCGAGCTCGTGGTATTAATGTAATCTTAAACCAAGACACTGTTGAAATCCGTCAAGAAGATGGTCTTAAAGTTGTAGTCACTAAAGATCGTAGCACTGGTGAAGTTACAGAAACTAAGGTAGAAGAAATCCTCGTAGCAGCTGGCATTCGTCCTGCTGTAGAAGAGCTCCACCTCGAAAATACAGGTATTGAAACATGGCCAAAGGGCTGGATTAAAACAAACGAGTTCCTCGAAACATCTGTTGATGGCATCTATGCCTTAGGCGATGTAAATGGTGAACCAGCATTTCGTCATCGTGCGAACTATGAAGCTGATATTATTGCCCACAATCTATACTTTGCTAAAAACGAAGAAGATTTCCGTTGGGCACGTTATGATACATTGCCAAAGGTTACCTTCTCCTACCCTGAAATTGGTAGCGTAGGTCTTACTGAAGCAGAAGCTATCAAAGCTGGTTATAATGTAGGTGTAGGCAAAAACTACTACTCCTCCACAGCTAAAGGCTATGCAATGGGTATCAACCCTGGCGATGTAAATGACGGCTTTGTTAAAATCGTGGTAGACAAAGATACTAATCACATCCTTGGTATGCACGTAACAGGTCCTCAAGCGTCTATCCTCTTCCAACCATATGTAAACCTTATGAACAGTGGTGTAACTCCATTAACAGCAATTAATGAAGAAATCGCTTCTGAACGTACTAAACGCTTACGTGAAAAAGGTATTACTCGTGAAATGGATCCTAAATCCGTTATCACTGTAGGTGAAACTATGAGCCCACATCCGTCCTTAATCGAGGTTATTATGTGGACACAAGCATACTACGAACACCGTTGGCAATAA